TATGGCGGATGTTCTTTTTGTGCCTTGAATTTTCATCAGGGAAGGGTAATTCAAAAAAGGAGCCAGGCATCAATATTAAATGAGGCAAAGAAGCTCACCTGGACACAGGGGTTTAAGGGCTATATACACGATGTCGGCGGTCCTACAGCTAACTTCAGGAATGTTGCCTGCGAAAAACAGGTTAAAAGCGGCATCTGCAAAGAGAAACAATGTCTACATCCTGAACCTTGTAAAAACCTGATAGTCGATCATTCTGAGTATCTGGAACTTTTACGTAAACTCAGGGCACTTCCTGATGTTAAGAAAGTATTTATCCGCTCAGGAATACGTTACGACTACCTAATGCTTGACAAAAATGACGACTTTTTTACTGAATTATGTGAGCATCATGTCAGCGGTCAGCTTAAAGTTGCACCGGAACATGTAGTGGACAGGGTTTTAGAGAAAATGGGAAAACCAAAAAGACAGCTATATGATCGATTTGTAAAGAAATTTTATGATATAAATGAAAAAATTCATAAGGAACAGTATCTCGTTCCATACTTGATTTCAAGCCATCCGGGGAGTGATCTTAATGCTGCCGTGGAATTGGCGGAATATCTAAAGCAGCAGGGATATATGCCTGAACAGGTTCAGGATTTTTATCCGACACCAGGAACACTTTCAACATGTATGTTCTATACAGGTTATGATGCAAGGAACATGAAGAAGGTATATGTGCCAAAAACACCGAAAGAAAAAGCCATGCAAAGAGCCCTGCTACAATACCGTAAAAAGGAAAATTACCATCTTGTAATAGAGGCGCTAAAGGAAGCACATAGGGAAGACCTTATCGGATTTGGCCCGAATTGTCTTGTAAAACCTTTAAGAGGCAAGCAGTATGGTAATACACCCAATAAAGGAAAAACAGCGGGTGAAGGCGGCAAGGGAAGAATTTCAAGAGGAGAAAATAAAGCGAATACTGGAAAAGGTGGAAAATCTACAAAGCAAACATTTAGGGAAAATAGTAACAAAAATAGAAAACAAAGTAGTAAGACAGCCTATACAAATGCTAAATCAAAATCGGGTGACATGAAAAATTTGACAAGAAAAAAACGATAAAATAAAATGTAATAGTTATAAAAAATACTTAGGAAAAAGGAAAGGAAGAAACCATGTCTGCCAAAGTTTTGAATGGAACTGAGCTTGCGGCAAAAGTCAAGTCTGAGCTAAAAGCAAAAATAGACAAATTGAAGTTAAAGGGTATAAATCCCGGACTTGCAGTTATTATTGTAGGCGATGACCCTGCGTCAAGGGTATATGTAAACCACAAAAAGAACGATTGTGCTGAAATCGGTATTAAATCATTTGAATACGCACTTCCTGCAAGTACCTCAGAAGAAGAATTACTGAGTTTAATAGAAACATTGAACAATGATGCTACTGTAAATGGTATACTTGTTCAGTTGCCGCTACCAAAGCACATAAATGAAGATAAGGTTATTGCAGCAATAAGCCCCGATAAGGATGCCGATTGTTTCCATCCTATGAATGTTGGAAAGCTCATGATTGGAAAACCTGAATTCCTACCATGCACTCCGGCTGGGGTTGTGGAATTGCTGGAAGAAAATAATATAGAAATATCAGGAAAGAACTGCGTTGTAGTTGGCAGGAGCAATATTGTGGGAAAGCCACAGGCGATTTTGCTTCTTGCCAAAAATGCAACCATAACCATATGCCACTCCAAAACTGCCAATATTCAGGAAGTCTGTAGAAGTGCAGATATTCTGATAGTTGCCATTGGGAAATCGGAGTTTATCAAACCCGAATTTGTAAAACCGGGTGCAATTGTTATTGATGTAGGCGTGTCAAGGGGAGCAGACGGAAAACTGGTTGGGGATGTTCAATTTGCGGAGGTTTCGGAAATAGCATCTGCAATTACAAAGGTAACAGGCGGAGTTGGCCCTATGACCAGAGCCATGTTGATGAAAAATACATATAAGGCAGCATTGTTACAAAACAGTCTATAATTTCCTTGGTCAATAATAACAAAAACTAAGGAATAGCGTTTGTACTTTTCATTCTTGACATAAAAATTAAATAAGTTTACAATTAAATTGATTATGGAGTAAGAGCCAGTTCGTATTGTAGAGTTATATTAATTGATTATTAAGCTATTTAGGCTAATATATATATGCAGGTTTGTTTTATTAATGTTAAAAAAGCTTCAGCTGGGATTATTGTAAAAATTCTGGTATTATGCGTAGTTTAAATGACATATTTAGTAAAACGTCTCATATGTTTGAGTTTTATACATTATTTGTATCGGTCATAGCCATATACCGCTTAGTTATTATTATATTTTGCTATTCTACAGTACATAGGCCTTTGATAGGTTCATTTCTGCTTTTATTCCAATATTAATATGGTTATTGCGAATTATGAAATTTGAGCTTTGAAAACTGAATAAGGAGGAGGTGTTTAAGATAATAGTTAATATTTTAATAGGATTGGCCTGCGGATTAATTATTGCAGTTATTGCTTCTAAAATATTTTATGATAGAGGATTTGAGGCCAGAAAAAAGCAGGCAGAAGCCCAAATAGGCAGTGCCGAGCAGGAGGCCCAAAGAATTGTTGGAGAGGCTTTTAAACAAGGCGAGAATAAGAAGAGGGAAGCACTTCTTGAGGCTAAAGAAGAAATTCATAAAAGCAGAGTAGAACTTGACAGGGATATCAAGGATAGACGAAATGAGTTTATGAGGCAGGAAAGAAGGCTCGTTCAGAAGGAAGAAACACTCGACAAGAAAGTAGAAGCACTTGAACAGAAAGATGAAGCTTTAAATAAAAAACTGAAGGATATTGAAGTTTTGCAAGAGCAGTCCGAAGAGCTTGTTAAAAAGCAAACTGAAGAGCTCGAAAGAATTGCCGGATTATCTGTAGAAGATGCTAAAGAATACTTGCTTCGTAACATTGAAAACGAAGTAAAACATGAGGCTGCGGCACTTATAAAGGAAATTGAGTCTAACGCCAAGCAGGAAGCAGACCGCAAGGCAAAGGATATATTGGCAACTGCAATTCAGAAGTGTGCTGCCGATCATGTATCTGAAGCTACTGTTTCTGTAGTACCTTTACCTAATGATGAGATGAAGGGAAGAATTATCGGTCGTGAGGGTAGAAATATAAGGACTCTTGAGACCTTGACAGGAATTGATTTGATTATTGATGATACACCGGAGGCTGTAATACTGTCTGGATTTGATCCTATACGAAGAGAGGTTGCCAGATTAACTCTTGAGAAGCTTATTCTTGATGGAAGAATTCACCCTGCAAGAATCGAAGAAATGGTTGAAAAAGCTAAAAAAGAGGTTGACAACACTATTCGTCAGGAAGGTGACAATGCAGCATTTGAAACAGGCGTGCACGGCTTGCATCCGGAACTTGTAAGGCTTTTGGGTAAACTTAAGTTCAGAACAAGTTACGGGCAGAATGTACTTAACCATTCCATAGAGGTATCTCACCTGGCAGGTATAATGGCTGCTGAACTTGGTGTTGATGTTCAACTGGCAAAAAGAGCAGGTTTGCTGCATGACATCGGGAAGGCTATTGACCATGAGGTGGAAGGTTCCCATGTTACTATTGGTGCCGATGTGGCTAAGAAGTACAAGGAAAGTGCTGATGTGGTAAATGCCATTCTTTCTCACCACGGTGATGTAGAGGCGACAAATGTAGTTTCAGTTCTTGTACAGGCTGCGGATTCTATTTCAGCTGCAAGACCAGGTGCGAGAAGAGAAACACTGGAATCCTACATCAAGCGTCTTGAGAAGCTTGAAGAGATTGCAAACTCCTTTGAGGGAGTTGAAAAGTGTTTTGCAATTCAGGCAGGAAGAGAAATCAGAATTATGGTTAAGCCTGATGTTGTAAATGACGCAGATATAGTTCTGAAGGCAAGAGAAATAGTCAAGAAGATTGAAGATGAGCTTGAATATCCCGGACAGATTAAAGTTACTCTGCTAAGGGAAACTAGAGCTATTGAATATGCAAAATAATTAATTAAAATAAAATAAAAAAGCGTGGATTCCACGCTTTTTTATTTTTAGCATGTATCCATTAAAGTGTTACTTTTTATTGATATATGTATTATAATTGTTATAGATTACGGCATTACGTACTTAAAAATGAATGTCTGTACATAATAATAATAGCTTAATTAAATTTTGGAGGCAAAGAATTGAAGATACTTTTTATTGGTGATATTTTTGGAAACCCGGGAAGAAAGGCTGTAAAAGAATTTGTACCACAGCTAAAAAAGGAACTGGGAATAGATTTTTGTATTGCCAACGGCGAAAACGCTGCTGCGGGAAGCGGCATAACCTATTTGATCGCTCAGGAGCTTTACAAGTCAGGTGTTGACTGTATTACACTGGGAAATCACACGTGGTCAAAGAAGGAAATTTTGAATTTTATAGACTCTGATGAAAATATTATTAGGCCGGCTAACTTGCCCGGAAATGTTCCGGGTAGAGGATACACCATACTGAAATCTAATGGTAAAGAACTGGCTGTATTAAATCTTATGGGAAGGGTATACATGGATAGCATTGACTGTCCGTTTCAGGTTGCAGACAGAGAATTACAAGAAATAAAATCAAAAACCAAGGCAGTTTTTGTAGATATGCATGCGGAAGCCACATCTGAAAAGTCTGCTCTTGCCTGGTATCTGGACGGAAGAATATGCTGTCTGGCAGGAACGCACACACATGTGCAAACTGCAGATGAGAGAATTTTGCCATGTGGTACTGCATTGATTTCCGACGTTGGAATGACAGGGCCTTATGACGGAGTAATTGGTGTCGACAAGGAATTGATAATTGAGAGATTTATTACCAGAATGCCTCAAAAATTCGATGTTGCTAAGGGACGGGTACAGTTTTGTGCTGTTCACTTAGAAGTTGATGAAAAAACCGGAAAATGTATTAAAATTGAGCGTATATTTAAAGTAGCAGATTCTTTAGACGGAAAATAATGGGGGCATGAATGATAGCAAGCAATGAAAAAATTACTTTGAAACAAAAGAAAGATTTAATATATATTCAGTTTCAAAACTTTAAAGAGTACGAGCATTTACTTACACACTGTTTTACTACAAGACTTGGAGGCGTGAGCCAGGGGGCGTTTTCTTCTTTAAACCTTAGCTTTAACAGGAATGACATCAGAGAAAATGTTAGCGAAAACTATAGGCGGCTGGCAGATGCAATTGGAGTTGATTACAATAAAATGGTTCTGTCGAACCAGATACATGATAACAAGATAAGATTAGTGGGTATTGAGGACGCAGGGAAAGGTCTGACTTTAGAAAGTGACATTATAGGTTTTGACGGCCTTTCAACAAATCAACCGGGTATACCGCTGGTAACATTTTATGCTGATTGTGTTCCGGTATTATTTCTTGATCCGGTAAAAAAAGCTATAACAGCAGTTCACTCCGGCTGGAAAAGTACGGTAAAAAATATATCGTACGAAGCATTAGTGTTTATGAAAAATACGTACGATAGCAATTATGAAGATATTATTGTGGCAATTGGGCCTTCCATATGTATGGATTGTTTTGAGGTAGGCAAGGAAGTATATGACGGATTCAAGGAAAAATTCAGCTGGTGTGATAAATATACGGAATATAGAAACGGAAAGTACTACATTGGTTTGCAAAGAATTATAAAGCATGTTTTGGTGGAGACAGGTGTTCCGGAGAAGAATATTCTAATAAGTGATGTTTGTACGAAATGCAATACTGACCTTTTTTTCTCCTATAGGGGGGATAAAGGGAAAACGGGTGGTTTGGCAGCTGTTATGATGCTTAAATAAAATAAATATGTATTTGATAAGATTATTTGTTGGAGAAAAACAATGACAAAATCCATGAGACTTATTTCTTTACTGATAATTACAGGGCTGATGCTTTCAGCATGTACTGTTAATCTTAATAAAAAATCTGCAAATCCGGTTGAGGATATTTATGAAGGTAAATATGATGTGTTGGACAAAGGCCCTGAAAAAGGCGGGTCAGTACGTTTGTTCAGTACACCTGTAGATACACTGAATCCAATTCTAACAAACAACCAGTATGTTCAGGATTTTTTGGGTTTGGTATTTGAGGGACTTTATAAATTAGATGAGAAGCAGCAGCCTGTGCCTGCTTTAGCTCAAAGTACAGTAACCTCGGCTGATGGGCTAAAAATAACAATAACTTTAAAAAATGGTGTTAAGTGGCACGACGGCGCTTCACTTCAAGCCGGAGATATTGTGTTTTCAATAAATAGTATAATGGATGCTAAGAACAGCAGCGTATATGCGGCTGGCTTACAAAATATTGCATCTGCGTCAGCAGGTAAAAATAACTCGGTTGTAATTACTTTGAAAAAACCTGATGCTTTGCTGTTATACAGCTTGACTTTCCCAATTATACCAATGCATTATTATAATAAAGAGAAACTAAGCGAAAAAAATTCAAAGAAAAATCTTGCACCTGTAGGTACTGGGCCTTATGCTTTTGTAGCATATAATGCAAAAACAGGGGTAAAACTAAAAGCCAACGATGATTGGTGGAACAAAGGTGATTCTGAGTTGACGACTCCATATATCCAATCTGTGGAGGTTAAAATATTTCAGAATACCGGAAAAGCAACTAATGCCTTTCAATCCAGAGACGTTGATGTCGTAACGGCTGATTACAATGAGTTTAAAAAATACATCGGTCGGACTGATATTTCACTTAAACGTTACCCCGGTAAAAACTATGAATTTTTATCGTTGAATATTACAAAAGGGCCAATGGCAAATAAGAGTTTGAGAAGTGCCGTAGCAGGCTTTATTGATAAGAAAAAGCTTATTGATGCTGCCGCATATGGCATAGCTGTACCGGCTGAATTACCCATTATACCTAACTCATGGATAAACCAGCTGGTAAATATTGAACAGTATTCGGATTTAAAAAAGGCAAAACAGCTTATGACACAAAACGGATATGTTCTCTCGCGTAATAAATATGTAAGCAAAACAAACAGTAAAGCCTTTTCATTAAAGCTAATTGTTAATCAGGAAAATGTATTAAGAGTAAATACTGCTAATGCTTTAGCCGCTCAGCTGGCTAAAAATGGAATAACTGTAGAGGTTGAAAAGCTTACTTGGGAGAATGTGCAGAACAGAATAAAATCCGGTGCATATGATATGGCTTTACTGGGATATAAAATTTCAACAAAACCGGATTTGTCTTTTGCTTACTCTACGGAAAATATAAAGACAGGGCTTAATACTGCAAAATACAGCAATCCTGCAGTCGATGGGTATCTACAACAGATTTTAACCCAACCTGACGGTGAAAAACAAAAAAGTTTATATACGAACTTTTTAAAAACTGTTTTAGACGAAAGGCCATACATAGGCTTGTATTTTATCAATGAGGGAGTAATGTGCAGTAAAAACATAAAAGGAGCTGTAAATCCAAATGTATGGAGCAGCTATAATGATTTTTCACAGTGGTATGTACCGCAATAATTATATATTTAAAGAATGAATGGAGGACAAATATGCTTTGGGCGTTGATTATTATAGTGGGTTTTGCAATGGACAGACTAACAAAGGTTTGGGTTTTGGATAAAATCGCAGGTAACCCCGTAACCGTAATAAAAGATTTTTTTTACTTGAGGCATCTTGAAAACGAGGGCGCTGCTTTCAGTATTTTGCAGGGTAAAACTATTTTTCTTATTTTAATGGTATCCATAGTATCTTTGGCCATGTTATACTTTCTCATAAAGCATAAGCATAAGTTTTTGCGTCTTTCCTTGTCACTTATCCTGGGAGGTGCTTTGGGAAATCTGTACGATAGGATTTTCAGCGGTGGAAGCGTGGTGGATTTTCTGGAATTTCATTTTGGGTCATACGTTTTTCCAACCTTTAATGTTGCGGATATATTAGTTGTAGTAGGAACAATTCTTCTTGCGATATATATATTGTTCTTGTACAAGGAAGAAAAGCCTGAAACTACTAAACCAGAAAAAATTCAGAATGAAACAAAATAAAATAAATCATACATGTTCACGGAGGTTGCTTTGAAAGAATTTATTTTGGAATGTGATACAGACGGAGTAAGAATTGATTCATGGCTTGCGGTTAATCTGGAAGATTATTCAAGATCCTATATCCAGAAGCTCTGTCTGGATGGTAATATATGGGTAAACGAAGTGCAGGTAAAGTCAAATTATAAGGTGAAGCCGGGTGACAGTATAAAAGTGAATGTTCCTGACGCCGAAATTCTTGACGTAGAGCCGGAAGATATCCCTCTTGATATTGTATATGAGGACAAGCATATAATAGTTATAAACAAGCCTAAGGGAATGGTAGTGCACCCTGCTGTCGGAAACTACACGGGAACCTTGGTTAATGCCTTAATGAAACACTGCGGGGATAGTTTGTCAGACATAAACGGTGTTATAAGACCCGGAATTGTGCATAGAATTGACAAGGATACATCCGGACTGCTTGTGGTCGCTAAAAGCAACATTGCACACGAAAGACTCTCTGAGAAACTTAAAACTCATGACATAAAAAGGGAATACATTGCACTTGTTGACGGTATTATATATGAAAACAGCGGTAAGATTGATGCACCTATCGGAAGACATCCTGTTGAACGAAAGAAGATGTGTGTTAATACTGAAAACGGAAGAAATGCTATTACCCATTTCAAGGTACTGGAGAGATTCCCAAATACTACCTACCTTGAATTAAAACTTGAAACCGGAAGAACTCATCAGATAAGAGTGCATATGGCCTATATAAACCACCCTATTATTGGGGATATGGTCTATGGAAGGAGAAAGCAAAAGTATAAAACAAAGGGGCAGGTACTTCATGCATGGAAACTTTCATTCCAACATCCTGTAACAGGTGAAGAGATGAAGTTTGAAACAGCTGTACCTGAATATTTTCAAAGTATTTTAAGTCAATTGAGAGAAAATCTATAGACAAGCAGTTATTGTTATGGTATTATTTCATTTAAAAAGAGAGTTACCTTTAAATTAGTCCAGAGAGGCTATAAGGTGAGATATTAAAATATACTTGCATTTATGTATAATCATCAAAGTATGGTTGTATTTGTATATGTTAAGCTTCTTGCCTTAGGCAGGAAGCTTTTTTAGTATGTAGGCAAAATCGGCGAATCAATTGCATGTAAAAGTTTATATTAAAATATATGCTGTAAAAATGAGAGGAGACGACCTTATGGGACATACCGAGTTAATGGATGAAAACGCAATAGCAAGAGCTATAACAAGAATTTCCCACGAAATTATTGAAAAAAATAAGGGAGTGGAAAATCTGGTATTGATAGGAATTCAGAGAAGAGGAGTTCCTCTTGCAGCCAGAATAGCAAATAAAATAAAAGATGTTGAAGGCAGGGAAATTCCGGTAGGAATTCTAGACATTACACTATATCGTGATGATCTTAGCCTCTTAAATGAACATCCCGTTATAAACGGTACAGAAATAAACTTTGATATTGCAGGAAAGAAACTGGTCCTTGTCGATGACGTAATTTATACGGGAAGAACAGTAAGAGCAGCTATAGATGCTCTAATGGACATTAACAGACCCCAAATGATTCAGCTTGCGGTGCTTATTGACAGGGGACACAGAGAACTTCCCATAAGGGCTGACTATGTAGGAAAGAACGTGCCTACATCAAGAAGTGAGATAGTACACGTTAATGTTTTTGAAATTGACGGTTTAAATAATGTTACTATAACGGGTAAGGAATAGGAGAAAAAGAAATATGAACTTGAAATCCAAAGATTTACTGGGACTGAGGGATATTTCGGCAGAAGAAATTGAGTATATTCTAAATACCGCCAAAACAATGAAATGTATTGTTACATCAAACAACAAAAAAACAGCGCATCTTCAGGGAAAATCAATCATTACACTATTCTACGAAAACAGTACAAGAACAAGACTATCATTTGAACTGGCTTCCAAGTATATGGGAGCCAGCGCCGCAAATATATCCGCATCAAGCAGCAGCGTTCAAAAGGGCGAAACATTAATAGACACAGGAAAAACAATTGACGATATGGGTTCGGATATAATAATAATGAGACATCCAATGTCCGGGGCACCTCATCTTCTTGCTAAAAACGTAAAATCCTCAATAATAAATGCCGGGGATGGTATGAATGAACATCCCACACAGGCTTTACTTGACATGTTTACAATACAGGAGAAAAAGGGTACATTAAAGGGCCTGAAGGTGGCCATTATAGGAGACATACTTCACAGCAGAGTTGCCAGAAGTAATATATGGGGGCTGACAAAAATGGGTGCGGAGGTTAATGTATCCGGGCCTGCTACGCTGATGCCCCCTGAGATTGAAAAAATGGGTGTAAATGTTTTCAGTACGGTTCAGGAAGCAATGCTGGATGCTGATGTTGTCATGGGTCTGAGAATTCAGTTGGAGCGTCAGAAGAAGGGGTTGTTCCCCACAATAAGAGAATACGCAAGGTTTTTCGGAGTTGACGATAAAAGGTTAAAACTTGCCAAGGAGGATGCAATAGTGCTTCATCCCGGCCCTGTAAACAGAGGGGTTGAGCTTTCTACCTCAGTCACTGACGGAGAACAGTCTTTCATAAACGAACAGGTAACTAATGGAGTTGCAGTGAGAATGGCACTGCTATATCTTTTAACAAGGAGGGGAACCGTAAATGAAGTTACTAATTAAAAACGGACATGTTCTGGACGTAAAAACCAGTTTGGACAGTGTTGCAGACATATTGGTAGTGGATGGAATTATCCATGATATAGGAAGCGAAATAGATGAAACCGGTTGTGAAGTAATTGATGCTAATGGCTTGTATGTAATTCCGGGTCTTGTAGATGCTCATTGTCACCTGAGAGACCCCGGATATGAGTATAAGGAAGATATAGAGACAGGAACGAGAAGTGCGGCTAAAGGCGGTTTTACCTCAGTTGCGTGCATGCCAAATACCAACCCGGTACTGGACAACGAAGCAATGGTAAAGTATGTAATAAATAAAGCGAAAATTGATGGTATTGTAAATGTATTTCCTATTGGAGCAGTGTCAAAAGGGCTAAAGGGAGAGGAACTAAGTGAAATCGGGGAGCTCAAATTTGCAGGTGCGGTTGCACTTTCAGATGACGGCAGACCTGTCGGTAACTCCTCATTAATGAAAAAGGCAATGCAATATGCCTCAATGTTTGATATAACAATTATTTCACACTGTGAAGACCTTGACCTTGTAGACGAAGGGCTTATGAATGAAGGCTTCCAGTCATCAATTCTCGGATTGAAAGGCAATCCTGCTCCCGCTGAAGAAGTAATGATTGCAAGAGATTTGATACTGGCGGAATATACAAAGGCAACAATTCACATAGCTCATGTAAGTACAGAGCTGGGAGTTGATTTAATAAGGAATGCTAAAAAAAGAGGTGTAAGAGTTACTGCTGAAACATGTCCCCATTATTTTACACTCACTGATAATGCGTGTGAAGGTTTTAATACAAATGCAAAGGTAAATCCTCCGTTAAGGACGCAAAAGGATGTGGATGCAATAATTCAAGGCTTAAAAGACGGCACCATAGATATTATATCAACAGACCACGCACCTCATCATATTGACGAGAAAAATGTAGAATTCAAAATTGCCGCAAATGGAATGGTTGGCTTTGAAACAGCTTTTCCTCTGGCAATTACCTATCTGGTCAAACCCGGACATATGACACTTAAAGAACTTGTATATAAAATGAGTTTTAATCCATCACAAATGCTGGGACTTAATAAAGGTACCATTGAAGTCGGCAAACTGGCTGATCTCATGATTTTTGATATAAATGAACAATATAAGGTAGATATCACTAAATTCGAATCAAAAGGCAGAAATTCACCGTTTAACGGGTTTTCACTATACGGTCAGCCTCAGTATACCATTGTAGGCGGAAGCCCTGTGGTCAGAAAAAAGGTACTGTTGTAAAAATTATTATGCATTGGGTAATAATTTGTATATTGCCCGGAAATGGAGATAAAAATGTTTATTGACAGACTTATTGAGAGTATTCAGGAAAAGAATAATCCGACTGTTGTAGGGTTGGATCCAAAGATTGAATATGTGCCGGCTTTTATTAAAGACAAAGCCTTTAAAGAATATGGTAAAAATTTAAAGGGAGCTTCTGAAGCTATTCTAAGCTTTAATAAAATGATAATTGATTCAATATACGATGAGGTTCCAGCAGTTAAACCACAGCTTGCTTACTACGAAATGTATGGAATCGATGGATTAATTGCTTTCGAGGAAACCTGTAAATATGCAAAGGGCAAGGGCTTGATTGTTATTGCAGACGGAAAGAGAAATGATATTGGAACAACTGCCGAGGCTTATTCAAAGAGTTTTCTTGGTGAAACGGAAATAGACGATGGAGTAAAGCAAAAGGTTTTCGATGTAGATGCACTTACGGTAAGTCCGTATCTGGGAATTGACGGAATTAAACCTTTTATTCAGGACTGTATAAACTTTGACAAGGGAATATTCGTACTGGTAAAGACATCCAATA
This region of Clostridium sp. BNL1100 genomic DNA includes:
- a CDS encoding YgiQ family radical SAM protein, which gives rise to MSFLPISFEDMNEKGWDQLDFLYISGDAYVDHPSFGHAIITRILESEGFKVGIIAQPDWKNSEDFKKLGRPKYGVLISSGVIDSMVNHYTASKKKRSTDLYSPGGKAGYRPDRAVIVYANKIKEIFKDTPVIIGGLEASLRRFAHYDYWDDKVRRSILVDSKADLLIYGMGEKPITEIARLLKKDVPVHSIKNLRGSAYLARYEELPAEVREAIDSNGTKKVALLPSFEAVQESKKVYAEAFKIQYNEQDAISGRTLVQPHGDRYLVQNPPTMPLSTAELDRVYALQYERTYHPVYEKYGGIPAINEVEFSITSHRGCYGGCSFCALNFHQGRVIQKRSQASILNEAKKLTWTQGFKGYIHDVGGPTANFRNVACEKQVKSGICKEKQCLHPEPCKNLIVDHSEYLELLRKLRALPDVKKVFIRSGIRYDYLMLDKNDDFFTELCEHHVSGQLKVAPEHVVDRVLEKMGKPKRQLYDRFVKKFYDINEKIHKEQYLVPYLISSHPGSDLNAAVELAEYLKQQGYMPEQVQDFYPTPGTLSTCMFYTGYDARNMKKVYVPKTPKEKAMQRALLQYRKKENYHLVIEALKEAHREDLIGFGPNCLVKPLRGKQYGNTPNKGKTAGEGGKGRISRGENKANTGKGGKSTKQTFRENSNKNRKQSSKTAYTNAKSKSGDMKNLTRKKR
- the folD gene encoding bifunctional methylenetetrahydrofolate dehydrogenase/methenyltetrahydrofolate cyclohydrolase FolD yields the protein MSAKVLNGTELAAKVKSELKAKIDKLKLKGINPGLAVIIVGDDPASRVYVNHKKNDCAEIGIKSFEYALPASTSEEELLSLIETLNNDATVNGILVQLPLPKHINEDKVIAAISPDKDADCFHPMNVGKLMIGKPEFLPCTPAGVVELLEENNIEISGKNCVVVGRSNIVGKPQAILLLAKNATITICHSKTANIQEVCRSADILIVAIGKSEFIKPEFVKPGAIVIDVGVSRGADGKLVGDVQFAEVSEIASAITKVTGGVGPMTRAMLMKNTYKAALLQNSL
- the rny gene encoding ribonuclease Y, whose amino-acid sequence is MFKIIVNILIGLACGLIIAVIASKIFYDRGFEARKKQAEAQIGSAEQEAQRIVGEAFKQGENKKREALLEAKEEIHKSRVELDRDIKDRRNEFMRQERRLVQKEETLDKKVEALEQKDEALNKKLKDIEVLQEQSEELVKKQTEELERIAGLSVEDAKEYLLRNIENEVKHEAAALIKEIESNAKQEADRKAKDILATAIQKCAADHVSEATVSVVPLPNDEMKGRIIGREGRNIRTLETLTGIDLIIDDTPEAVILSGFDPIRREVARLTLEKLILDGRIHPARIEEMVEKAKKEVDNTIRQEGDNAAFETGVHGLHPELVRLLGKLKFRTSYGQNVLNHSIEVSHLAGIMAAELGVDVQLAKRAGLLHDIGKAIDHEVEGSHVTIGADVAKKYKESADVVNAILSHHGDVEATNVVSVLVQAADSISAARPGARRETLESYIKRLEKLEEIANSFEGVEKCFAIQAGREIRIMVKPDVVNDADIVLKAREIVKKIEDELEYPGQIKVTLLRETRAIEYAK
- a CDS encoding TIGR00282 family metallophosphoesterase translates to MKILFIGDIFGNPGRKAVKEFVPQLKKELGIDFCIANGENAAAGSGITYLIAQELYKSGVDCITLGNHTWSKKEILNFIDSDENIIRPANLPGNVPGRGYTILKSNGKELAVLNLMGRVYMDSIDCPFQVADRELQEIKSKTKAVFVDMHAEATSEKSALAWYLDGRICCLAGTHTHVQTADERILPCGTALISDVGMTGPYDGVIGVDKELIIERFITRMPQKFDVAKGRVQFCAVHLEVDEKTGKCIKIERIFKVADSLDGK
- the pgeF gene encoding peptidoglycan editing factor PgeF, with the translated sequence MIASNEKITLKQKKDLIYIQFQNFKEYEHLLTHCFTTRLGGVSQGAFSSLNLSFNRNDIRENVSENYRRLADAIGVDYNKMVLSNQIHDNKIRLVGIEDAGKGLTLESDIIGFDGLSTNQPGIPLVTFYADCVPVLFLDPVKKAITAVHSGWKSTVKNISYEALVFMKNTYDSNYEDIIVAIGPSICMDCFEVGKEVYDGFKEKFSWCDKYTEYRNGKYYIGLQRIIKHVLVETGVPEKNILISDVCTKCNTDLFFSYRGDKGKTGGLAAVMMLK
- a CDS encoding peptide ABC transporter substrate-binding protein, which encodes MTKSMRLISLLIITGLMLSACTVNLNKKSANPVEDIYEGKYDVLDKGPEKGGSVRLFSTPVDTLNPILTNNQYVQDFLGLVFEGLYKLDEKQQPVPALAQSTVTSADGLKITITLKNGVKWHDGASLQAGDIVFSINSIMDAKNSSVYAAGLQNIASASAGKNNSVVITLKKPDALLLYSLTFPIIPMHYYNKEKLSEKNSKKNLAPVGTGPYAFVAYNAKTGVKLKANDDWWNKGDSELTTPYIQSVEVKIFQNTGKATNAFQSRDVDVVTADYNEFKKYIGRTDISLKRYPGKNYEFLSLNITKGPMANKSLRSAVAGFIDKKKLIDAAAYGIAVPAELPIIPNSWINQLVNIEQYSDLKKAKQLMTQNGYVLSRNKYVSKTNSKAFSLKLIVNQENVLRVNTANALAAQLAKNGITVEVEKLTWENVQNRIKSGAYDMALLGYKISTKPDLSFAYSTENIKTGLNTAKYSNPAVDGYLQQILTQPDGEKQKSLYTNFLKTVLDERPYIGLYFINEGVMCSKNIKGAVNPNVWSSYNDFSQWYVPQ
- the lspA gene encoding signal peptidase II; the encoded protein is MLWALIIIVGFAMDRLTKVWVLDKIAGNPVTVIKDFFYLRHLENEGAAFSILQGKTIFLILMVSIVSLAMLYFLIKHKHKFLRLSLSLILGGALGNLYDRIFSGGSVVDFLEFHFGSYVFPTFNVADILVVVGTILLAIYILFLYKEEKPETTKPEKIQNETK